A part of Bombus huntii isolate Logan2020A chromosome 16, iyBomHunt1.1, whole genome shotgun sequence genomic DNA contains:
- the LOC126874730 gene encoding fibroin heavy chain-like has translation MRTFIFCLLVPAAIASEVESGKPEKSKRGVLLGTGGLGGSSGSVDLGSSTSYGGISGGYTGGLSGGLAGSLSGGLPGLQGSLNGGLVGPLPGSLTGGLSAGLNGAAAEGGIRTITQQVPVVIPQPYPVPRPVPGPWYVRQNLPLVRETSLRTPQQTALTLHRSAGISQAVRVPVSIPQPIPIAQAVSVPVLIPVSSGSIGGSGLTSGVTSGLSSGLSSGITSGLSGSFSGGLNTGLGSSYGSGLTSSYGSGLGSSYGYGLTSSHGSSLGSSLGSSGLSAGYGSGLGSGLGAGLGSISISPGVGLGSGLSSGLGSGLGASLGSGVATQGLTANLGAGYGAGYGYASSGALGGAALGAGSLGGGALGGASTIIIKKH, from the exons ATGAGGACGTTCATA TTCTGCCTTTTAGTGCCCGCCGCCATTGCTAGCGAAGTTGAATCAGGAAAGCCAGAGAAGTCGAAGAGAGGCGTTCTTCTAGGCACAGGAGGACTTGGAGGATCATCAGGAAGCGTAGACCTGGGTTCTAGTACTAGCTATGGCGGAATTTCTGGAGGATACACTGGAGGATTATCAGGAGGACTGGCTGGAAGCCTCTCGGGTGGACTTCCGGGACTACAAGGCTCTCTTAATGGTGGCCTAGTTGGGCCTCTGCCAGGAAGCCTAACTGGAGGATTATCTGCAGGGTTAAACGGGGCTGCAGCTGAAGGTGGGATTCGCACTATCACCCAACAAGTGCCAGTCGTGATTCCTCAACCCTATCCAGTGCCCAGGCCTGTCCCAGGCCCCTGGTACGTGAGACAAAATCTGCCTCTCGTCAGGGAAACTTCACTTCGTACACCTCAACAAACCGCACTGACGCTCCATAGGTCCGCAGGCATTTCTCAGGCTGTTAGAGTGCCAGTCTCAATCCCGCAACCTATCCCTATCGCTCAAGCTGTTTCTGTGCCTGTCTTGATACCTGTATCTTCAGGATCTATCGGAGGATCTGGTCTGACTTCTGGAGTCACTAGTGGCCTCAGCTCTGGTTTGAGTTCAGGTATCACTAGTGGTCTCAGTGGTAGCTTCAGCGGAGGGTTGAACACTGGTTTGGGATCCAGCTACGGATCTGGATTGACCTCCAGTTACGGATCAGGCCTGGGATCGAGCTACGGATATGGCCTAACCTCCAGTCACGGATCTAGCTTAGGTTCCAGCCTCGGCTCTTCTGGCCTCAGTGCTGGATATGGGTCAGGATTGGGCTCTGGTCTAGGTGCTGGCCTTGGTTCTATTAGCATCTCTCCTGGAGTTGGTTTAGGATCTGGATTGAGTTCTGGGCTTGGTTCTGGACTTGGAGCCAGTCTTGGCTCTGGAGTTGCCACTCAGGGATTGACTGCTAATCTTGGAGCTGGATACGGAGCTGGGTATGGATACGCTTCGTCTGGTGCTTTAGGAGGAGCTGCTCTGGGAGCTGGTTCTCTTGGAGGTGGGGCACTAGGAGGAGCCAGTACGATCATTATAAAGAAACACTAA